In Toxoplasma gondii ME49 chromosome VIII, whole genome shotgun sequence, a single genomic region encodes these proteins:
- a CDS encoding hypothetical protein (encoded by transcript TGME49_233842), with translation MGAAHRQAKNRKSGGRRLFCTVIHFVSQTHLKVVFCPFLEARKSTNLPLETRGHAVRPTRHGDPCRSHKCEVLSSRVRGATSLSLFFIDCCLRRGMRNMADFVVGRLLKGNRGATQEAQQIRGDPKEMKATVLRVMEAAETAA, from the coding sequence ATGGGGGCCGCGCATAGACAGGccaagaacagaaagagtgGAGGTCGACGTTTGTTCTGCACCGTCATCCATTTCGTTTCGCAAACACATCTGAAAGTCGTTTTTTGTCCGTTCTTGGAAGCGAGGAAGTCAACTAATTTGCCTCTCGAAACTCGAGGTCATGCGGTTCGCCCTACTCGACACGGAGATCCTTGCAGGAGCCACAAGTGCGAGGTTCTTAGCTCACGCGTTCGAGGCGCGACcagcctgtctctgttttttatTGATTGCTGCCTCAGGCGCGGCATGCGCAACATGGCGGACTTTGTGGTCGGGCGGCTTCTGAAGGGGAACAGAGGCGCCACTCAGGAGGCCCAGCAAATTCGAGGAGACCCCAAAGAGATGAAGGCGACTGTTCTGCGGGTCATGGaggccgcggagacagcggcctAG
- a CDS encoding hypothetical protein (encoded by transcript TGME49_233850) — translation MYSGSPEFESFLCEQLEKLKVDTDVFKDYVMGILQDDSASRTEKVDAVAESLQFAVEDESVAGLVPDFAAECVDKWVKEVEEVEHQKKTEQQEAALKDAVKVSTPASAPAARSPVKTQGWENPQDKALKQRLMEQFAWQVDEVVDFDENGAEMLRSSAKKDSHDPLADDLFRNDNRARVAAAQQMDRLKAKAQHEDELRRRAEQKKMEALKKEKEKNRVAKKERRAGR, via the exons ATGTACTCCGGAAGTCCCGAATTCGAAAGCTTCTTGTGCGAGCAGCTTGAGAAGCTGAAAGTCGACACAGACGTATTCAAGG ATTACGTCATGGGCATTCTTCAAGACGACAGTGCCTCTCGAACAGAGAAGGTAGACGCTGTTGCCGAAAGTCTCCAGTTTGCAGTCGAAGATGAGTCCGTTGCGGGCCTCGTTCCCGACTTCGCGGCAGAGTGCGTGGACAAATGGGTGAAGGAAGTGGAGGAAGTTGAGCAccaaaagaaaacagagcagCAGGAGGCAGCACTCAAAGATGCGGTCAAAGTGTCAACGCCGGCCTCAGCGCCAGCAGCTCGCTCGCCTGTCAAGACGCAGGGGTGGGAGAACCCACAAGACAAAGCTCTGAAACAG CGCCTGATGGAGCAGTTCGCTTGGCAAGTCGACGAAGTCGTCGACTTTGATGAAAACGGTGCTGAGATGCTCCGCAGCTCGGCCAAGAAGGACTCGCATGACCCTCTTGCCGACGACTTATTCAGGAATGACAATCGTGCACGG GTGGCAGCGGCACAACAGATGGATCGCCTCAAGGCGAAGGCGCAACACGAGGA CGAATTGCGGAGGCGggcggagcagaagaaaatggaggctctcaagaaggagaaggagaagaacagagtcgcaaagaaagagaggcgcgcGGGGCGCTAG
- a CDS encoding DALR anticodon binding domain-containing protein (encoded by transcript TGME49_233860), with amino-acid sequence MQRRQPSKRTVNSVHTSYSSRRKITKVIARILPIKCHGPMYVQLTSRTRWSAVFQQVARMPHHCVLLRSIWKISTCFGSECVSGVRISMISDFCSGWLGHSTHGRRNFLSRRQPGGVETGVSSRRPLRVTRDSIVTSRSLSLSLRPRTLSPTARVTEGFNRYLSPFNRYRFPSLRFRSLRRYEHLNEVQPRRICRLAGHCQCAPRSHAAALTTLSVPFKVGRIPSPSTPVFAAAFPLLPGSACDADGVLALTPTQAVQTQWKPGAFLSPPSLTVKTFLPNRGCRACDFPLFQSGSLRSSRTFVAETVRPFESRCSFFNVRHPAFLTPPALPLLVVSRTRWSRSKHLSSVLRRVLSTPSKQGSGWCLGQDENRLKLLACHQGRVEHSPLWAFRASSFSENSRPSAGKRSSCREREHREPEIEARPLPSVLELRHWLEDRLRNAISIAMGGEDLRDDIPVIVTEAIAPARSLFDFQSSIAISLSGRGGGAQSAEAIAEGLLNNLENERQLLERVVSLTGVSGRGFINFRLSSNYLASRLVDMLLNTESGSCLGFQKVETPERIVVDYASPNICKDLHVGHLRSAVVGDTLANLLEFAGHRVFRHNHLGDFGWPVALVLGALADAELRERPDVQALNEVLEQRIRDELEHKEGERAREESEDEGSKQNEQERKGAAREGSKDGASGKGGNRKEAEANPGVDEELHVDWRGIYQAAKAKAQKDDVFKRACGTLLLRLQTEKNSALSRTWEALRRLSLENFESVYRLLGLHRQDVLGESFYAPLISRVLHFLETRGLLLSLPSGALCGALTAREAAAETTAGAQTKERENNGSRLEHDRQNQRPEEGQHALNDDRENREPRKESDFRNFVEGREGEQEGYKEVHAKETESSKTEGECPGSNEEIGFSGDIVVLKKPGNAVTYAATDLAAILYRSASLQADRVLYVVDSAQDSHFKRVFSLARAAGIASAIGDDLREMGGKNGQATTKTAPQPRGPPDGVKAEEGDDERSAWGARRGDEKAGDGGMGVSISVSRSSERDVERKDALEPREQPTVAGREHRRHGGACKNQCLHRDSPGTQLEHVIVGLVKNTEGTKMKSREGQAPHLAGLLQDAIRHAEGNLGRRTDDGPLSVAPDAGRPEDRHTKARILGIAAVKYAELSTRRDVDYVFSPEKVLSPKGNTAPYILYSLVRVKGILRRAGWAAGIPSELRGKPNLLSDMVYHLHRNDLDRQLGVRLLGFAIAIEDAIQTLMPSKLTAYLYSVCLLFNAFYEECEVTKATDEGLRLTRLLLVHGVRQVLEKCLDLLGIQAVETL; translated from the exons atgcagagacggcagCCGTCGAAAAGAACAGTGAACTCCGTACACACTTCCTATTCCAGCCGGCGTAAAATAACGAAAGTGATCGCACGCATTTTACCAATAAAGTGCCACGGTCCAATGTATGTACAGCTCACCTCTCGCACTCGGTGGTCAGCAGTGTTCCAGCAAGTAGCTCGCATGCCACACCATTGTGTGTTGTTACGGTCTATCTGGAAAATTTCTACTTGTTTTGGAAGCGAATGCGTTAGCGGTGTCCGAATTTCAATGATTTCAGATTTCTGCAGCGGTTGGCTTGGCCACAGTACTCATGGGAGGAGGAATTTTCTTTCAAGGCGACAACCAGGAGGAGTGGAGACCGGGGTCTCCTCTCGTCGTCCGCTACGTGTGACCAGAGACTCTATCG TCACCTCCCGGTCCTtgagcctctctctccgaccACGGACACTCTCACCTACCGCCCGAGTGACAGAAGGCTTCAACAGGTATCTTTCGCCTTTTAATCGATaccgttttccttctcttcgattTCGGAGCCTTCGGCGGTACGAACATCTAAACGAGGTGCAGCCCCGACGCATCTGTCGCCTCGCGGGACATTGTCAATGTGCTCCAAGGTCGCATGCCGCTGCCTTAACCACGCTTTCTGTCCCCTTCAAAGTCGGTCGAAtcccttcgccttcgacgCCGGTTTTTGCCGCTGCGTTCCCACTCCTTCCTggatctgcatgcgacgccgACGGAGTCCTGGCGCTGACGCCAACGCAGGCTGTCCAAACACAGTGGAAACCTGGTGCATTTCTATCCCCGCCCTCCCTGACAGTTAAGACGTTTCTACCTAACCGGGGTTGCCGTGCATGCGACTTTCCACTTTTTCAATCGGGATCCCTCAGGAGTTCCCGAACGTTTGTCGCGGAAACTGTCAGGCCTTTTGAGTCAAGATGCAGTTTCTTTAACGTGAGGCATCCTGCCTTCCTCACCCCTCCAGCTCTTCCACTCTTGGTCGTCAGCCGCACACGATGGTCACGTTCAAAGCATTTGTCCTCTGTCCTCCGCCGCGTGCTTTCAACCCCCTCAAAGCAGGGAAGCGGTTGGTGTCTCGGTCAGGACGAGAATCGGTTGAAGCTCCTCGCTTGTCACCAAGGACGGGTCGAACACAGTCCACTGTGGGCGTTCCgcgcttcgtctttttcggaGAACTCTCGCCCGAGTGCTGGGAAACGGAGTTCgtgcagagagcgagagcacAGAGAACCTGAGATCGAAGCAAGgcctcttccctctgtcttgGAATTGAGACACTGGCTCGAAGATCGTCTGCGAAATGCGATTTCGATTGCTATGGGTGGGGAGGACCTTCGAGACGATATCCCTGTTATC GTGACAGAAGCGATTGCCCCTGCACGTTCCCTTTTCGACTTTCAGTCGAGCATCGCTATCTCTCTTTCTGGCAGAGGCGGTGGAGCTCAGAGCGCTGAAGCTATTGCGGAAGGCCTGTTGAACAATCTGGAGAATGAACGACAGCTGCTGGagcgcgtcgtctctctcactGGAGTCAGTGGAAGAGG GTTTATCAACTTCAGATTGTCGTCCAACTACCTGGCGTCTCGCCTTGTTGACATGCTTCTGAATACCGAATCAGGAAGTTGCTTGGGATTTCAAAAG GTGGAGACCCCCGAGCGAATCGTTGTGGATTACGCAAGTCCCAATATCTGCAAAGATCTGCATGTTGGGCATCTTCGCTCAGCTGTCGTCGGCGACACTCTGGCAAA TTTGCTCGAATTTGCCGGCCATCGCGTGTTTCGGCACAACCACCTCGGGGACTTTGGCTGGCCTGTCGCCTTGGTCTTGGGCGCCTTAGCAGACGCCGAACTCCGCGAACGACCCGACGTTCAGGCTCTCAACGAAGTCCTGGAGCAACGAATTCGAGACGAACTCGAACAtaaagagggagaaagagcacgcgaggaaagcgaagacgaaggatcAAAGCAGAacgaacaagaaagaaaaggagccGCCAGAGAAGGGAGCAAGGATGGAGCATctggaaaaggaggaaatcgtaaagaagcagaagccaATCCAGGAGTTGACGAAGAGTTGCATGTTGACTGGAGAGGCATCTATCAG GCTGCGAaagcgaaggcgcagaaggacGACGTTTTCAAACGTGCATGCGGCACATTGCTCCTACGActgcaaacagaaaaaaactctGCCCTTTCGCGAACTTGGGAGGCGCTCCGCCGTTTATCTCTCGAG AACTTCGAGAGTGTATATCGGCTTTTGGGTCTCCATCGTCAAGATGTTTTAGGCGAGTCGTTTTATGCGCCGCTAATTTCTCGTGTGTTACACTTTCTGGAAACTCGcggtctccttctctcgcttccttcggGTGCTCTTTGCGGCGCTTTGACCGCCCGCGAAGCGGCAGCGGAGACCACTGCAGGAGCACAGACCAAGGAGCGGGAGAACAATGGCAGCAGACTCGAACATGACAGGCAAAATCAGAGACCTGAAGAAGGGCAACACGCTCTGAATGACGATCGAGAAAACCGAGAGCCTCGGAAGGAGAGTGACTTTAGAAATTTCGTAGAAGGACGAGAGGGCGAACAAGAGGGTTACAAAGAAGTACAtgcgaaggaaacagagtCGTCAAAGACAGAGGGCGAGTGCCCAGGATCTAACGAAGAGATCGGCTTTTCCGGAGACATTGTCGTTCTGAAGAAGCCGGGAAACGCGGTCACATACGCCGCCACAGATCTTGCAGCAATCCTTTACAG GTCTGCGTCGCTACAGGCTGACCGCGTGCTGTACGTGGTTGACAGCGCACAAGACTCGCATTTTAagcgcgttttttctctcgcgcgtgCAGCTGGCATTGCCTCAGCGATCGGGGATGATCTGCGTGAAATGGGAGGAAAGAACGGACAAGCCACTACCAAGACGGCGCCACAGCCGAGAGGGCCCCCAGACGGAGTGAAggccgaggaaggcgacgacgagagaagcgcctggGGGGCGAGAcgtggagacgagaaggcagGTGACGGAGGCATGGGTGTCTCCATATCTGTGTCGCGCTCAAGTGAGAGAGatgtcgagagaaaggacgcCTTGGAACCCAGAGAGCAGCCGACCGTTGCCGGGAGAGAGCACCGTCGCCACGgcggtgcatgcaagaaTCAATGCCTCCATCGAGACAGTCCAGGCACCCAACTCGAACATGTGATTGTTGGACTTgtgaaaaacacagagggaACGAAGATGAAGTCGCGAGAAGGACAGGCACCGCATCTCGCCGGTCTTCTCCAGGACGCCATTCGCCATGCCG AAGGCAACCTTGGAAGACGGACAGACGATGGTCCACTCTCTGTCGCGCCGGATGCGGGGAGACCAGAGGATCGCCACACCAAGGCCCGGATCCTTG GCATTGCCGCCGTGAAATACGCAGAACTGAGTACAAGGCGAGATGTCGATTATGTGTTCTCTCCTGAAAAAGTGCTAAGCCCCAAAGGCAACACGGCGCCTTATATTCTCTACTCGTTGGTGCGCGTGAAAGGCATTCTTCGCCGCGCCGGCTGGGCTGCTGGCATCCCATCCGAACTTCGGGGCA AACCGAACCTGCTCTCCGACATGGTTTACCACCTCCACCGGAACGACCTTGATCGTCAGCTTGGTGTGCGGCTGCTGGGATTTGCGATTGCCATCGAAGACGCGATTCAGACACTGATGCCAAGCAAGCTGACAGCGTATCTGTATTCGGTGTGTTTGCTTTTTAATGCGTTCTATGAAGAATGCGAAGTCACCAAAGCCACTGACGAGGGTCTCCGGCTGACAAGGCTCCTTCTCGTTCACGGGGTTCGACAGGTTTTGGAAAAATGCTTGGATCTCCTCGGCATTCAAGCGGTTGAAACACTGTAA
- a CDS encoding hypothetical protein (encoded by transcript TGME49_233870): MWLLAQHPYDQEAYHLSPRHCLPVKMSRKVTGPHSAAIPLFASVILSVLTFGIACCIVWSVAVCGASDVEDATDAITPRTREQMREGALTLQHNEQTPSRRLSGGDPPSGHDRRGHSSGLGPSRSGGNYRPRLQVPPGGLPPPQGVSDSSIATLLQQVATTLQWAHNILSSIQQTRRGPDPPDGTRPTDGRPRSAGQPRLQPPQIERGPRMQFRPPVDRRGTKASMASQTLSAYSRGVQTPTARFPGLTQRDTGMLLPSRPAAPSFPRFDGRSQVYHSGSQGVSGRARPSRLSQPTQSNYPGGPGDSQPPAVAGAGVRDPRVWPVAPPRVTSSHAGTTLGPRELPPDSLRVPFPKTVGAERRSVPLWQLAVQQPPQDERGPFLAPGDFSLWLPSPFRGVDQQDAGARSLYTWGESFARESLAAAPRRRYSPPSEPPQPLGLSDLYRDAQIQTETEIQLAPTLPERRDASTQTPTHLYSPTPEGVASFERFAPATPGQPRAVSAPPPEHHVPSVLAEKDSEAPDKLPDPSLTTHLKFSGTVTPSSTHERLTLSQDSLDDSPKPTRRLTYAQTAAGPWTGREVSAPVWSRKGTQAPVVGGTGRLSAPPEGVVKPLVSAPWESKTASEGTNGEATATSTAAPTPGEAQVKAPYPVESSSAASPRPGLPRPEQPRVGSSRKPARRRQVGTAISRGVVRLSEPTHGPTGLALGYARYRSSESGMPSTRGPTISYRPESGGGVRKPSRSGKLPARREQAAGPARPRRRSHGDGHGKDGAREKEPQPPVTAPVDTHGEGDRDTRKATEAELKKKPSSPMAVAAHPKAEESSKEPPGPEPTPIECTPLPQTSPDTGFDQTQKPTPSPDVTAEQRGEADAPPQQEPAAGRQQPPAATSGADDSRHSSPDRRSVSNSPTGDSERGQATAGDSGEAEAVSEVASVDTGAAESAPPGGVAEASVTTPTTAGARRRDARGGKKRLSRHAMQGDRPKGGEDGKQDPTPPQGPESPHRAAAGPRDTSESGAGQHASVAAAGVKGQEQQTHTEKEHSQEQKEEKSDASLPSKAPTPAAEPRPSSEAVGGARPKVPSEKAVGTKKRSHKASRKGHASHAEGRRASPHHHVSPSPSDETHLSESVGTFSTSLETDQEARRQRLQKLIDMTASLIGQAEVVDPAKMGFYKLEESDPDNVSLVKLEDAEAEERWTPQDSKTIEYALRYQVDCLNKATTLRKALERTLKEVQASLKLIQLRKEAATGDELSAEEVDKIEQLHKGWRELRRLVLWLEDYRLERKSRRDRANRLMFRTYFISHRPAARKVLHAAIKARLPAQTAQALESSSQQSETSTHSPEAAAAAAAAAAAAPPDSQASAAPLTSSESVETSSGAEGGQTATGGQAEGRPDTSPHSRATMQLLDVLDALRVSLTEQRLVAGKALINLLHDPSPRAVTLRTNLVARLGAAAQEAEDILAGALCNSGVLNKETLTKAEEALEGLVLKFIIMTRQRARVAVQVIRDNRWDLLDRCLAEDDEFQAPSEQNDSDEELLQFPEEP, encoded by the exons ATGTGGCTGCTCGCTCAGCACCCATACGATCAGGAGGCATACCACTTGAGTCCCCGCCACTGCCTTCCCGTGAAAATGTCACGCAAAGTCACCGGACCTCACTCGGCAGCAATTCCGCTTTTCGCGAGTGTTATCCTTTCAGTATTAACATTTGGAATTGCGTGCTGCATCGTTTGGTCAGTAGCGGTTTGTGGCGCCTCGGATGTCGAAGATGCCACCGACGCAATCACCCCTCGAACACGGGAGCAAATGCGTGAAGGGGCATTAACATTGCAGCACAATGAACAAACCCCCTCAAGGCGACTGTCAGGTGGCGATCCGCCTAGCGGCCACGACCGCCGTGGACATTCGTCAGGCCTGGGGCCTTCCAGGAGTGGTGGAAACTACCGACCGCGGTTGCAGGTGCCACCTGGCGGACTCCCACCGCCTCAAGGCGTCTCTGACTCGTCCATTGCAACGCTCCTTCAACAGGTTGCGACAACCTTGCAATGGGCACACAACATCTTAAGCTCCATACAGCAAACGAGGAGGGGGCCAGATCCTCCAGACGGTACTCGACCTACTGACGGTCGCCCGCGGAGCGCAGGTCAACCTCGCCTACAGCCGCCTCAGATTGAGAGGGGACCACGCATGCAATTTCGGCCGCCAGTTGATAGACGCGGCACTAAGGCTTCTATGGCTTCCCAAACTCTTTCAGCGTATTCACGCGGCGTGCAGACGCCGACAGCCCGATTCCCAGGACTGACCCAACGGGACACTGGCATGCTCCTGCCCAGCAGGCCTGCTGCCCCATCCTTCCCTCGGTTTGATGGCCGTTCACAGGTATATCATTCAGGTTCTCAAGGAGTCTCCGGACGCGCGAGACCGTCCAGACTGTCTCAGCCAACACAGTCGAATTACCCTGGAGGTCCTGGCGATTCACAGCCACCCGCTGTTGCCGGTGCAGGTGTTCGTGATCCCCGCGTATGGCCGGTGGCACCACCTAGAGTGACTTCGAGTCATGCTGGGACGACCTTAGGACCACGTGAGCTTCCTCCTGACAGTTTGCGAGTCCCTTTCCCGAAAACTGTTGGAGCTGAACGAAGATCCGTGCCGCTATGGCAACTGGCTGTCCAACAACCCCCACAGGACGAGAGGGGGCCTTTCCTTGCGCCCGGAGACTTTTCACTGTGGTTGCCCAGTCCGTTTCGCGGTGTCGATCAACAGGATGCAGGCGCCAGATCACTGTATACATGGGGGGAGAGTTTTGCTCGCGAGTCGCTGGCGGCGGCCCCTCGTCGACGATATTCTCCGCCGTCAGAACCCCCTCAGCCACTAGGTCTTTCGGATTTGTACCGCGATGCCCAAATAcaaacagagacggagatCCAACTGGCGCCGACGCTGCCCGAGAGGCGCGATGCTTCCACCCAGACACCCACTCATCTCTATAGTCCCACCCCAGAAGGCGTAGCGTCGTTTGAACGATTCGCGCCGGCTACTCCCGGGCAACCCAGGGCAGTTTCGGCACCGCCTCCAGAACATCACGTGCCGTCCGTTTTGGCTGAAAAGGATTCAGAAGCGCCGGACAAATTGCCCGACCCTTCACTCACCACTCATTTGAAGTTTTCTGGAACGGTGACACCTTCGTCAACTCATGAAAGGCTGACGTTGAGCCAAGACAGCCTCGACGACAGTCCGAAACCAACGCGGCGTTTAACATACGCACAGACAGCTGCTGGGCCTTGGACTGGGCGTGAAGTAAGTGCACCTGTTTGGAGTAGGAAGGGAACGCAAGCGCCCGTGGTCGGGGGGACCGGCCGCCTATCGGCTCCTCCGGAGGGGGTGGTGAAACCGTTGGTGTCCGCTCCGTGGGAATCAAAGACCGCAAGCGAGGGGACCAATGGCGAGGCGACAGCAACGTCCACGGCAGCCCCCACCCCCGGAGAAGCACAAGTCAAGGCCCCATATCCTGTAGAGTCCTCAAGTGCAGCGAGTCCCCGCCCCGGGTTACCTAGGCCTGAGCAACCCCGCGTTGGTTCATCCAGGAAGCCGGCCCGCCGTCGCCAAGTGGGGACTGCAATTTCCAGGGGGGTCGTTCGGTTGTCTGAGCCTACACATGGCCCTACTGGTCTTGCGCTAGGATACGCGAGGTATCGCTCATCTGAATCGGGGATGCCTTCGACGAGAGGACCGACGATTTCTTACCGTCCAGAATCCGGTGGCGGTGTACGGAAGCCGTCGCGATCCGGAAAACTTCCTGCGAGGCGCGAACAAGCCGCAGGTCCAGCTCGGCCCCGCCGCCGATCACACGGCGATGGTCACGGCAAGGATGgtgcaagagagaaggaacctCAACCGCCTGTCACCGCACCCGTCGACACACATGGAGAGGGCGACCGCGACACGAGGAAGGCCACCGAAGCAGAACTGAAAAAGAAGCCCTCTTCCCCTATGGCGGTGGCCGCACACCCGAAAGCGGAAGAAAGTTCCAAAGAGCCACCAGGTCCTGAGCCGACTCCGATAGAGTGTACGCCGTTACCGCAAACTTCACCTGACACTGGGTTTGATCAGACCCAGAAGCCAACCCCTTCACCAGACGTGACCGCAgaacagaggggagaagcagatgcGCCTCCGCAGCAGGAGCCGGCAGCTGGTAGGCAGCAACCGCCCGCTGCAACCAGCGGTGCCGACGACTCGAGGCACTCGTCGCCAGATCGACGCTCGGTTTCAAACTCTCCGACAGGCGACTCGGAACGTGGCCAGGCCACTGCGGGCGACTCTggcgaggcagaggccgTCAGTGAAGTAGCGTCTGTAGACACGGGCGCGGCGGAAAGCGCGCCGCCTGGAGGGGTCGCTGAGGCATCCGTCACTACACCTACGACCGCAGGAGCTAGACGGCGGGACGCGAGAGGGGGGAAGAAAAGGCTCAGCCGACACGCCATGCAGGGAGATAGACCtaagggaggcgaagacggcaAGCAGGATCCGACTCCTCCCCAAGGTCCTGAATCACCTCACAGAGCTGCGGCAGGGCCCCGAGATACGAGTGAGTCGGGTGCCGGTCAGCATGCATCTGTGGCCGCGGCGGGAGTCAAGGGCCAAGAACAGCAAACGCACACGGAGAAAGAACATAGTCAAGAacagaaggaggaaaaaagcGATGCGTCACTTCCTAGTAAGGCTCCGACGCCAGCGGCGGAGCCACGGCCTTCGTCTGAGGCGGTCGGTGGCGCAAGGCCAAAAGTGCCAAGCGAGAAAGCGGTtggaacgaagaaaagatcGCATAAAGCCTCAAGAAAGGGTCATGCTTCCCATGCCGAGGGTCGGCGAGCTTCACCGCACCATCATGTTTCTCCGTCGCCCAGCGATGAAACACACCTGTCGGAAAGTGTAGGGACGTTCTCGACGTCACTGGAAACGGATCAAGAAGCTCGTCGTCAGCGCCTGCAAAAATTGATTGATATGACAGCCTCTCTAATAGGCCAAGCGGAGGTCGTTGATCCAGCAAAGATGGGTTTTTATAAACTAGAGGAGTCAGATCCAGACAACGTGTCCCTTGTGAAGCTcgaggacgcagaagccgaggaacGTTGGACGCCTCAAGATTCCAAAACCATAGAATACGCACTGCGTTACCAGGTCGATTGTTTGAACAAGGCAACGACATTGCGGAAGGCGTTGGAGAGAACTCTGAAAGAAGTACAGGCATCATTGAAGTTGATTCAACTACGCAAGGAAGCTGCCACTGGGGATGAATTGAGTGCTGAGGAAGTCGATAAGATTGAGCAGTTACACAAAGGGTGGAGAGAACTGCGGCGCCTTGTGCTGTGGCTCGAGGATTACCGGTTGGAGAGGAAATCCAGACGCGACCGAGCGAATAGACTTATGTTTCGAACATATTTTATCTCACATCGCCCAGCTGCGCGTAAAGTTCTTCATGCTGCCATAAAGGCAAGGCTGCCCGCACAGACTGCTCAGGCTCTCGAGTCCTCATCGCAGCAAAGCGAAACTTCGACCCATTCGCCAGAAGCGGCTGCAGCGGCTGCAGCGGCTGCAGCGGCTGCACCTCCAGACAGCCAGGCCAGTGCGGCACCCTTAACAAGTAGTGAAAGCGTGGAAACGAGCTCCGGGGCAGAGGGGGGACAGACAGCCACCGGCGGTCAGGCAGAAGGCAGGCCAGACACTAGTCCCCATTCGCGGGCAACGATGCAGCTACTGGACGTACTCGATGCCTTGCGGGTCAGCTTAACAGAACAAAGGCTTGTCGCAGGAAAAGCATTAATAAATCTTCTTCACGATCCTAGTCCTCGGGCAGTGACACTTCGTACGAATCTCGTGGCCCGTTTGGGGGCGGCGGCACAGGAAGCGGAGGACATACTCGCGGGTGCGTTGTGCAATTCTGGTGTACTTAACAAGGAGACCTTGacaaaggcagaagaggcgcTAGAGGGGCTGGTTTTGAAGTTCATCATCATGACCCGACAACGAGCTCGAGTGGCTGTACAAGTGATCAGGGACAACAGATGGGACCTCCTCGATCGGTGTCTAGCAGAGGACGATGAATTCCAAGCTCCTTCTGAACAGAATGACAGTGACGAG GAGCTGCTCCAATTTCCGGAAGAGCCTTGA